Genomic segment of Methanocorpusculum sp.:
TCAGAAAGTTCCTGACAGCGGTTCCAGAGTGCTTCTGCTTTTGGTTTGTCGATTTCACCGGTGTGATCGTTTAAAACGATCTCGTGTTTGTTGTAGAAGATGGATGGTGAAAGCACACGTGGATACTCTCCGGGCTGTCCACCAATCTTCGTTCCATTAAAGTCAAAGACCTGCTGTTCTTTTTCAAACTTGAACATATTGGCACCTCAATTACATGAATAATAACCCTGACATCCAGTAGATGATTACCAGGAAGGCAATGATACCTGCTACAAGTCCGTAGAGGATACCGATGTCACGGCCAATTTTTCTTCCGACACGCATTGCAATTTCTGCGTCCGTGAACTCAATCTTTTGCTCGATTGCATCAAGACGTTTCTCGATTTCGAGGAACTGGGGGTTGGCACTTGCAACCGATGCAGCACCGCCTGAACCACCAGCGTCTTCAGTTAACTGAATGACGATCGGGTCTGCGCCAAATGCTCCAGGATCTCGTGCCTTGAGCTCGTTCATTTTTGCGGAGATTTTACCGATGTCTTCGGTCTCCATAATATTTACGAGTTCGATCTGTTCCTGGAAACGTTTGATGTGTTCTGCCGTCAGGTTCTCAAGGAACGGAATCGCACCGGTAGAACCGACGATCTTTCCGCCCTCAACACCATTTTTGTGCATTGCTTCGATGGACTGACCGGAAAGGTGACCCTTAACTTCAGTTCCACAAAGCAGAACAAACCGGATGTTTGGGTTTGAAATGACGTTTGCAACGACCTTTTCGATACCGAGGTTTTCAGTCTTACAGGAACCTGCAAGAGCTGCACCTGCAGCACAGATTCCGGCCTCATCAAGGTGGGAACCCATAGTGATAACAGCGACTGGGCTGTTTGCATCACCGGTTTGGTAATCACCCTGAATGATTGGCCATCCGCTTGCCGGGGATTTCTTGTCTGCCATTTTAGACACCTCCAAGGAGGATCAGCACTGGCACAAGGATCAGAACAAGGGCAATAACGACGCCTGCAGCAAATCCAACAATACCTGAACTCGAAATTGCAGAGTCGACCTTGTTTGTTCTGGCAAGAATCTGGCCTTTGTATCTGATATTATCCACCATCTTGTTGATGGGGACCATTCTAATAATCGAACCTGCCATTTTAGATCACCTGAACGCCGATAAGTGCGCCGAGAATAACCAGAGAAACGATCAAACCGATCATGATACCCTCGATCTTGCCTCCATAGAGACCGGATGCGAATCTGTTGCGGTAACCGATATCGGTGACCATCATCTGGATAGTTTTGATGCGGGCAGTAATAAGGGCCATTTCGCCGGTCAAGGGTTCTTCCTCGCCGGATTCGGCACCTGATGCTCCACCTTTATCATCATCAGTTAACTGAATGACGATCGGGTCTGCGCCAAATGCTCCAGGATCACGTGCCTTGAGCTCGTTCATTTTTGCGGAGATTTTACCGATGTCTTCGGTCTCCATAATATTTACGAGTTCAATCTGTTCCTGGAAACGTTTGATGTGTTCTGCCGTCAGGTTCTCAAGGAACGGAATCGCACCGGTAGAACCGACGATTTTTCCGCCCTCAACACCATTTTTGTGCATTGCTTCGATAGACTGA
This window contains:
- the mtrA gene encoding tetrahydromethanopterin S-methyltransferase subunit A — protein: MADKKSPASGWPIIQGDYQTGDANSPVAVITMGSHLDEAGICAAGAALAGSCKTENLGIEKVVANVISNPNIRFVLLCGTEVKGHLSGQSIEAMHKNGVEGGKIVGSTGAIPFLENLTAEHIKRFQEQIELVNIMETEDIGKISAKMNELKARDPGAFGADPIVIQLTEDAGGSGGAASVASANPQFLEIEKRLDAIEQKIEFTDAEIAMRVGRKIGRDIGILYGLVAGIIAFLVIIYWMSGLLFM
- a CDS encoding tetrahydromethanopterin S-methyltransferase subunit F is translated as MAGSIIRMVPINKMVDNIRYKGQILARTNKVDSAISSSGIVGFAAGVVIALVLILVPVLILLGGV
- the mtrA gene encoding tetrahydromethanopterin S-methyltransferase subunit A, coding for MADKKSPASGWPIIQGDYQTGDANSPVAVITMGSHLDEAGLCAAGAALAGSCKTENLGIEKVVANVISNPNIRFVLLCGTEVKGHLSGQSIEAMHKNGVEGGKIVGSTGAIPFLENLTAEHIKRFQEQIELVNIMETEDIGKISAKMNELKARDPGAFGADPIVIQLTDDDKGGASGAESGEEEPLTGEMALITARIKTIQMMVTDIGYRNRFASGLYGGKIEGIMIGLIVSLVILGALIGVQVI